The following nucleotide sequence is from Candidatus Neomarinimicrobiota bacterium.
ACCGAAAAAGCACGTGTAAGCATTAAAACCGCATCAGTACGGGAAATTCCCCTGGACTGGAGATAGAATAGGGCATCATCATCCAATTCTCCCACGGTAGCTCCATGGGTGCATTTAACATCGTCGGCGAAGATCTCTAATTGAGGCTTTGTATCAACTCGGGCATCCCGGGAAAGCAGCAGGTTTTTGTTGGATTGCTGGGCATCAGTTTGTTGAGCATGTTCTCGAACCAATACCATTCCATTAAAGACACCGCGAGAATTGTCATTCATGATTCCACGAAAATGCTGGTCACTTCTGCAGTGAGGATGAGCATGATCCATGTAGGTGCGGATATCCAGGTGCTGTGAACCATCTCCTAAATAAAGACCTCGCAGATCTGCTGTTGCTCCGGGTCCGGCAAAAGTAACTTCAAGATTTGAGCGGGTCAAACGGGACCCCAACAGATACTGGTGAGCTTTCAATATGGCAGAGCCTGCAATCTCAACTGCTGTATTGGATACATGGTCGGTCTCCTCAGATTCCAGGCCGATCTTAACCAGATCCAGACCGGCTCCTTCCTGCAATTGGATGATGTCAGATGGAACCGTAACGGCTTTTACGCCTGCCGTTGAGGCAAACTGTTGAATAATCTTTAGGCGACTGTTTTGCCCGATACGGATCACATGCAGAGGATTTGAGAAGGAAGCAGAGTTGTTGGCAGAACTGAGATACAGTATGTGGAGGGGTTTCTCGATCTCAACATTCCCAGCTAATTCAATAAACAGACCTGAGTGGGATAGTCCGAGAGTAATATGATGAAAGATGTTATCATCAGTTAATTTTGCGTTACGAATGCTTTTTTCAGCTCGTTGACGCGCTTCTGGATCAAGCGTGG
It contains:
- the sufD gene encoding Fe-S cluster assembly protein SufD, yielding MSETVNNFKNWIQDQVYSDSDQSFTLSSELRQPSLAVLDSGDFPTRKDEEWRNTPLHNLFSRTLEPATKDQVNLPLLEKLKQAVPKALQLVFVNGVFASELSVDLSSEVPAGLKIKLMSTLDPEARQRAEKSIRNAKLTDDNIFHHITLGLSHSGLFIELAGNVEIEKPLHILYLSSANNSASFSNPLHVIRIGQNSRLKIIQQFASTAGVKAVTVPSDIIQLQEGAGLDLVKIGLESEETDHVSNTAVEIAGSAILKAHQYLLGSRLTRSNLEVTFAGPGATADLRGLYLGDGSQHLDIRTYMDHAHPHCRSDQHFRGIMNDNSRGVFNGMVLVREHAQQTDAQQSNKNLLLSRDARVDTKPQLEIFADDVKCTHGATVGELDDDALFYLQSRGISRTDAVLMLTRAFSVEITQDIQIETLRGYVEEEIARRLDRIGSDHV